One segment of Nitrospinota bacterium DNA contains the following:
- the gspE gene encoding type II secretion system ATPase GspE, whose translation MSGAGAIEQALLDAGKLSGDALKAAKAQSQGNRSVWKTAVALGYIAETDALKLIARQFGIPCLGPEEMPDSTFDIAAAGISYRYLSENRIYPVRLSGDTLEVVLCDPAAIPLAEALLLGAGRDLKVSLATEETVHLAVERAFGKGASVMDSIVGRVDEEGGPEEEAEDADHLADLASGAPVIKLVNLVIQRAVERGASDIHIEPFENDVSVRYRVDGILHHVEAPPKKTHAALLSRIKIMARLNIAEKRLPQDGRIRTRIGGKDIDMRVSTLPTVHGEGVVMRILDRGSVVIDLGALGFPERELGQFNEIIQKPYGMLLVTGPTGSGKTTTLYAALDKINTPDKKIITVEDPVEYQMKGINQIQVRPQIGLSFQNGLRSIVRQDPDVIMVGEIRDFETAEIAIQAALTGHMVFSTVHTNDSAGAVTRLLDMGVEHYLISSALAGVLAQRLVRVLCPACKRPYNAPENIRAMTGGATAWREQGCKECGHTGYRGRLGIYEMLVVDDAVRNLILQRSSSHIIKEQARRAGMRTLREDGWRKVRDGLTSVSEVARVTAEEVL comes from the coding sequence ATGAGCGGCGCGGGGGCCATCGAGCAGGCTCTGCTGGACGCCGGAAAACTCTCCGGCGACGCGCTCAAGGCGGCCAAGGCGCAAAGCCAGGGGAACCGGAGCGTTTGGAAAACCGCCGTGGCGCTCGGCTACATCGCCGAAACGGACGCGCTGAAACTTATCGCCCGGCAATTCGGCATCCCCTGCCTCGGCCCCGAAGAGATGCCCGATTCCACATTCGATATCGCCGCCGCCGGAATCTCATACCGTTATCTGAGCGAGAACCGCATCTACCCCGTGCGGCTTTCCGGCGACACGCTGGAGGTGGTGCTGTGCGATCCCGCCGCCATCCCGCTGGCCGAGGCGCTGTTGCTCGGCGCGGGGCGCGACCTGAAGGTTTCCCTCGCCACCGAAGAGACGGTGCACCTGGCCGTCGAGCGCGCCTTCGGCAAGGGGGCCTCGGTGATGGACAGCATCGTCGGCCGCGTGGACGAAGAGGGAGGCCCGGAGGAAGAGGCGGAAGACGCCGATCACCTGGCCGACCTCGCATCCGGCGCGCCGGTCATCAAGCTGGTGAATCTCGTCATCCAGCGCGCGGTGGAGCGCGGCGCCTCGGACATCCACATCGAGCCGTTCGAGAACGATGTCTCCGTGCGCTACCGCGTGGACGGCATACTCCACCACGTGGAAGCGCCGCCGAAAAAAACGCACGCCGCCCTGCTCTCGCGCATCAAGATCATGGCGCGGCTCAACATCGCCGAAAAACGGCTGCCGCAGGACGGCCGCATCCGCACCCGCATCGGCGGCAAAGATATCGATATGCGCGTCTCCACCCTTCCCACCGTGCATGGCGAAGGGGTGGTCATGCGCATCCTCGACCGCGGCAGCGTGGTGATAGACCTCGGCGCGCTCGGCTTCCCCGAAAGGGAGTTGGGGCAGTTCAACGAAATAATCCAAAAACCGTACGGCATGCTGCTGGTCACCGGCCCCACCGGCAGCGGCAAGACCACCACGCTCTACGCCGCGCTGGACAAAATCAACACGCCGGACAAAAAGATCATCACCGTGGAAGACCCGGTGGAATACCAGATGAAGGGGATCAACCAGATTCAGGTGCGGCCGCAGATCGGCCTCTCGTTCCAAAACGGCCTGCGCTCCATCGTGCGCCAGGATCCGGACGTGATAATGGTGGGGGAAATCCGCGACTTCGAGACCGCCGAGATAGCCATACAGGCGGCGCTCACCGGCCACATGGTCTTCAGCACCGTACACACCAACGACAGCGCGGGGGCGGTCACCCGCCTGCTTGATATGGGGGTGGAACATTACCTCATCAGCAGTGCGCTGGCGGGTGTGCTGGCGCAGCGGCTGGTGCGCGTGCTCTGCCCCGCGTGCAAGCGCCCCTACAACGCGCCGGAGAACATCCGCGCGATGACCGGCGGCGCCACCGCATGGCGCGAGCAGGGATGCAAGGAATGCGGCCACACCGGCTACCGGGGCCGCCTCGGCATTTACGAAATGCTGGTGGTGGACGACGCCGTGCGCAACCTTATTCTCCAACGCTCCTCCTCCCACATCATCAAGGAACAGGCGCGCCGCGCCGGGATGCGCACCCTGCGCGAAGACGGCTGGCGCAAAGTGCGCGACGGCCTCACCTCGGTGAGCGAGGTGGCCCGCGTGACGGCCGAAGAGGTGCTCTGA
- a CDS encoding (Fe-S)-binding protein, translated as MHKELKDYKNLIDKCVLCGGCHPDCPTYQLSRMEHDAARGKVLLAKALLEGELEPTDTLARTFDHCLTCMACVEACPAGADPVKVITAARDEMRKKRGLGFIPKFIFSKILPNRALMPLLALAMGTATTLFKLLPPVFPGMREMTHGGKKKLIPAFRFSSLKGTLPDVFSAKGEKTMRVAYFTGCMADWVFSEGGKAVIDILTLCGAEVVLVKDEVCCGAPAFFAGDRASAELMAMRNLAFFAKADADCIVTSCATCGDVLQQVYPDLVPGGETNKFSGKVIDFQKLLAGPLLARLPVKEHAGPKLKVTYHDPCHLSRGMKVVKEPREILRRLPGVEFIEMAEADRCCGGAGTFSADYYGDAVEIGRRKAENIKASGAQIVATECPSCEMQLLDMVGRFAPGVEVLSTAEVIRRALGR; from the coding sequence ATGCACAAGGAACTGAAAGATTACAAAAACCTTATCGACAAGTGCGTCCTCTGCGGCGGCTGTCACCCGGATTGCCCGACGTACCAGTTGAGCCGGATGGAGCACGACGCCGCGCGCGGCAAGGTGCTGCTGGCGAAGGCGTTGCTGGAAGGCGAACTGGAGCCGACGGATACGCTGGCCCGCACATTCGATCACTGCCTTACCTGCATGGCCTGCGTGGAGGCCTGTCCCGCCGGGGCCGACCCGGTGAAGGTGATCACCGCCGCCCGCGACGAGATGCGGAAAAAGCGCGGCCTCGGTTTCATCCCAAAATTCATTTTTTCCAAAATCCTGCCGAACCGCGCGCTGATGCCGCTGCTGGCATTGGCGATGGGAACCGCAACAACGCTGTTCAAACTCCTTCCGCCGGTTTTCCCCGGCATGAGGGAGATGACACACGGCGGTAAAAAAAAGCTGATACCCGCCTTCCGTTTCAGCAGCCTCAAAGGGACGCTGCCGGATGTTTTTTCCGCAAAAGGGGAAAAAACGATGCGTGTGGCCTATTTCACCGGCTGCATGGCCGACTGGGTTTTTTCGGAAGGGGGCAAAGCGGTCATCGACATTCTCACTCTCTGCGGCGCGGAAGTCGTCCTTGTTAAAGATGAGGTCTGTTGCGGCGCGCCCGCGTTTTTCGCCGGCGACCGGGCCAGCGCCGAACTGATGGCGATGAGGAATTTGGCGTTCTTCGCCAAAGCGGACGCCGATTGCATCGTCACCTCCTGCGCCACCTGCGGCGACGTTTTACAGCAGGTCTATCCCGATCTCGTGCCGGGCGGCGAAACAAATAAATTCTCCGGCAAGGTGATCGATTTCCAAAAACTGCTGGCGGGGCCATTGCTGGCCCGCCTGCCGGTGAAGGAGCATGCCGGGCCGAAACTGAAGGTGACGTATCATGACCCCTGCCACCTCTCGCGCGGGATGAAGGTGGTGAAAGAGCCGCGCGAAATTTTGCGGCGGCTGCCGGGCGTGGAGTTCATCGAGATGGCCGAGGCCGACCGCTGCTGCGGCGGCGCGGGGACGTTCTCGGCGGACTACTACGGCGACGCGGTTGAGATAGGGCGGCGGAAAGCCGAGAACATCAAGGCCAGCGGCGCGCAAATCGTGGCGACCGAGTGCCCCTCGTGCGAGATGCAGCTTCTGGACATGGTGGGCCGCTTCGCGCCGGGGGTGGAGGTGCTCTCCACCGCCGAGGTCATCCGCCGCGCCCTCGGGCGGTAA
- a CDS encoding cytochrome c: MIRAILYLFGAVAIIFAAYGTSHAAETAQPMQGGMHSGHMMHDMPGGPMHGGRMMGGQMMDDTRTPLNLPPMMAQHQKANMREHLKAVNEIVHYMGAKDFAAASKTAHEKLGLTAHMKQMCDNMPNETFRTMGIDFHKSADDLGEVLKTKDADKSLKALDAVLTKCTACHEMFRQ; the protein is encoded by the coding sequence ATGATACGTGCCATATTGTATCTGTTCGGAGCCGTTGCCATCATTTTCGCCGCCTACGGCACCAGCCACGCCGCGGAGACCGCGCAACCAATGCAGGGCGGCATGCACTCCGGCCACATGATGCACGATATGCCGGGCGGGCCGATGCACGGCGGCCGGATGATGGGCGGCCAGATGATGGACGATACGCGCACGCCGCTCAACCTGCCGCCGATGATGGCGCAGCACCAGAAGGCGAACATGCGCGAGCACCTGAAAGCGGTGAACGAAATCGTTCATTACATGGGCGCGAAAGACTTCGCGGCGGCTTCCAAAACCGCGCACGAAAAGCTGGGGCTTACCGCGCATATGAAACAGATGTGCGACAACATGCCGAACGAAACATTCCGGACGATGGGCATCGACTTCCATAAAAGCGCCGATGACCTGGGGGAAGTTTTGAAAACGAAGGATGCCGACAAGTCGCTCAAGGCGCTCGACGCCGTTTTGACCAAGTGCACCGCCTGCCACGAGATGTTCCGCCAGTAG
- the gatB gene encoding Asp-tRNA(Asn)/Glu-tRNA(Gln) amidotransferase subunit GatB codes for MKYEPVIGLEVHTQLNTKSKIFCGCSTEFGAAPNTQTCPICLGMPGVLPVLNKEVVAKAIRAALALNCTVADVSRWARKNYFYPDLPKGYQISQYELPLAVNGHIDIVVNGAHKRIRIHRIHMEEDAGKNIHGENLGDPAHSYVDLNRTGVPLIEIVSEADMRNSEEAKAYLEKLHSILRYLGVSDCNMEEGSFRADANVSVRPFGQEKFGTKAEVKNVNSFRFIQKAIDYEIERQSDLIDDGGRVIQETRLFDSAKGITISMRSKEEANDYRYFPDPDLVPLRVSEAWKNEIAATLPELPDAKIARFQKEYGIPEYDAVQMAVDQKVAHYFEAVVKMGSDPKAASNWIMTDVLRIMKERQLEIGQCPVTAAMLHGMLELIKDGTISGKLAKDVFAGMEQTGKDAKQVVAEKGLVQISDTGELEKIVDGVIAANPGNVAEYRSGKVKLMGFFVGQVMQASKGKANPALVNKILKEKLG; via the coding sequence ATGAAATACGAACCGGTTATCGGGCTGGAGGTGCATACCCAGCTCAACACGAAATCGAAGATATTCTGCGGCTGCTCCACCGAATTCGGCGCCGCGCCGAACACCCAGACCTGCCCCATATGCCTCGGCATGCCGGGTGTGCTGCCGGTGCTCAATAAAGAGGTGGTGGCAAAGGCCATCCGCGCCGCGCTGGCCCTCAACTGCACCGTGGCCGATGTGAGCCGCTGGGCCCGCAAAAACTATTTCTACCCCGACCTGCCGAAGGGCTACCAGATATCGCAATACGAGCTGCCGCTGGCGGTGAACGGCCACATCGACATCGTGGTGAACGGCGCGCACAAGCGCATCCGCATCCACCGCATTCACATGGAAGAGGACGCCGGAAAAAACATCCACGGCGAAAATTTGGGCGATCCGGCGCACAGCTATGTGGACCTGAACCGCACCGGCGTGCCGCTCATCGAGATCGTGAGCGAGGCCGACATGCGCAACAGCGAAGAGGCGAAGGCCTATCTTGAAAAGCTCCACTCCATCCTGCGATACCTGGGGGTGAGCGACTGCAACATGGAAGAAGGCTCTTTCCGCGCCGATGCCAACGTCTCCGTGCGTCCCTTCGGGCAGGAAAAGTTCGGCACCAAGGCGGAGGTGAAGAACGTGAACTCCTTCCGCTTCATCCAGAAAGCCATCGACTACGAGATCGAGCGCCAGAGCGATCTCATCGACGACGGCGGGCGCGTGATACAGGAGACCCGCCTGTTCGACAGCGCCAAAGGCATTACCATCTCGATGCGGAGCAAGGAAGAGGCGAACGACTACCGCTACTTCCCCGACCCCGACCTCGTGCCGCTGCGCGTTTCCGAGGCGTGGAAAAACGAGATCGCCGCCACCCTGCCGGAACTGCCGGACGCGAAGATCGCCCGCTTCCAGAAGGAATACGGCATCCCCGAATACGACGCCGTGCAGATGGCCGTGGACCAAAAGGTGGCCCACTACTTCGAGGCCGTGGTCAAGATGGGGAGCGACCCGAAGGCCGCCAGCAACTGGATAATGACCGATGTGCTGCGCATCATGAAGGAGCGCCAATTGGAGATAGGGCAATGCCCCGTCACCGCCGCCATGCTGCACGGGATGCTGGAACTCATCAAGGACGGCACCATCAGCGGCAAGCTGGCCAAAGACGTTTTCGCCGGCATGGAACAGACCGGCAAGGACGCTAAACAGGTGGTGGCCGAAAAAGGGCTGGTGCAGATTTCGGATACCGGCGAGCTGGAAAAGATCGTTGATGGCGTGATCGCCGCCAACCCCGGCAACGTGGCCGAATACCGGTCGGGCAAGGTGAAGCTGATGGGCTTCTTCGTGGGCCAAGTGATGCAGGCATCAAAGGGGAAAGCCAACCCCGCCCTCGTGAACAAGATACTGAAAGAAAAGCTCGGCTGA
- a CDS encoding phospholipase A yields the protein MKRVFSLLLAAALLAPAAARADDPAEFLYNFCKSDGVADGLIPASEEWGIHPHKRNYVLMGQWGTPNAADGMMNYIKYQLSIKQHLCKSLNFGYTQKSLWSVTAPSLPFRETNYNPEFYLDYTDNGSGIWRWGKIGLFEHESNGRDGPDSRSWNRIYWEPRLVIDDPEKLPLGFTTLVAALKWWYAYSAVENADIRDYQGNNELSITLNQYWMQWAVIVRKGRIWDYGSVQVDINYHFMGNMDIFFQFWDGYGESLVDYNRSSTRYGFGIAINR from the coding sequence GTGAAACGGGTTTTCTCCCTCCTTCTGGCCGCCGCTTTGCTGGCTCCCGCCGCCGCGCGCGCCGATGATCCGGCCGAGTTCCTTTACAACTTTTGCAAAAGCGACGGCGTGGCCGACGGCCTGATACCGGCCAGCGAGGAGTGGGGTATCCACCCCCACAAGCGGAACTATGTCCTCATGGGCCAATGGGGAACGCCGAACGCGGCGGACGGCATGATGAATTACATCAAATACCAATTGAGCATCAAACAGCATCTGTGCAAGAGCCTGAATTTCGGCTATACCCAAAAATCGCTCTGGAGCGTCACCGCCCCCTCCCTTCCGTTCCGCGAAACGAACTACAACCCGGAATTTTATCTGGACTACACCGATAACGGCTCCGGCATTTGGCGCTGGGGAAAGATCGGGCTGTTCGAGCACGAATCGAACGGGCGCGACGGGCCGGATTCGCGCAGTTGGAACCGCATCTACTGGGAGCCCCGGCTCGTGATCGACGATCCGGAAAAACTTCCCCTCGGCTTCACAACGCTCGTCGCCGCGCTGAAGTGGTGGTACGCCTACAGCGCCGTCGAAAACGCCGACATCCGCGACTATCAGGGGAACAACGAGCTTTCCATAACCCTCAACCAATACTGGATGCAGTGGGCCGTTATCGTCCGCAAGGGGCGGATATGGGATTACGGCAGTGTGCAGGTGGATATCAACTACCACTTCATGGGAAACATGGATATTTTTTTCCAGTTCTGGGACGGCTACGGCGAAAGCCTGGTCGATTACAACCGCAGTTCCACCCGCTACGGCTTCGGCATTGCCATCAACCGTTAA
- a CDS encoding type 1 glutamine amidotransferase has translation MRALALRNVSIESPGTFGEFLKRNGFTIDDIDLSKGEPCPATADGYAVTLIMGGPMNVYEEEKHPFLGDELRLLRDIIKKNQKVIGFCLGGQMIARALGAKVTKNPVKEIGWMPVTLTEEGKREPLLAGLPETLTVFQWHGDTFAIPKGAAHLARSEACANQAFRHGNALALQVHPEVEEADVRGWGEEYLPELLRERGARGREQLVAETRRSFPRMLKDRDAFYENLLRWILER, from the coding sequence ATGCGCGCCCTGGCCTTAAGAAACGTTAGCATCGAAAGCCCCGGCACATTCGGGGAGTTTTTGAAGCGCAACGGCTTCACCATCGACGATATCGACCTTTCCAAAGGGGAACCATGCCCCGCCACCGCCGACGGCTACGCCGTGACGCTGATCATGGGGGGGCCGATGAACGTGTACGAAGAGGAGAAGCACCCCTTCCTCGGCGATGAGCTGCGGCTGCTGCGCGATATCATCAAAAAGAACCAAAAGGTGATCGGCTTTTGCCTCGGCGGCCAGATGATCGCCCGCGCGCTCGGCGCGAAGGTGACAAAAAACCCCGTGAAGGAGATCGGCTGGATGCCGGTAACGCTCACCGAGGAAGGAAAGCGCGAGCCGCTGCTGGCCGGCCTGCCGGAAACGCTTACCGTTTTCCAGTGGCACGGCGATACCTTCGCCATCCCCAAAGGGGCGGCGCATCTCGCCCGGAGCGAAGCCTGCGCCAATCAGGCGTTCCGCCACGGCAACGCGCTGGCGCTGCAAGTCCATCCGGAAGTGGAAGAGGCCGACGTGCGCGGCTGGGGCGAAGAGTACCTGCCCGAACTGCTGCGCGAACGGGGCGCGCGCGGCAGGGAACAGCTCGTGGCCGAAACCCGGCGCTCATTCCCCCGCATGCTGAAAGACCGCGATGCTTTTTATGAAAACCTTTTGCGCTGGATTCTTGAACGGTAA
- the der gene encoding ribosome biogenesis GTPase Der — protein MANKPSFTVCLVGRPNVGKSTVFNKLTRSRNAIVDDMPGVTRDRMFGNADLSGVNALIIDTGGIEVAQDDIITKQIREQALLAVEEADVICFVVDGKEGISILDRQITDILRRTSKRVVLAVNKVDNPRMGDMLEDWYELGFEDIVPISAEHSIGLGELSDMLTKGVPDELRYVKEEEPKEEAAEAPITITVVGRPNVGKSSLINRIMGEKRLVVSEIAGTTRDAVDTTVKYHGKEYIFIDTAGIRRKNRVSQKLEKFSIIMSLKSIERADMALLVLDATQGVTMQDERVAGIINDHYRACVILVNKWDLVEKDTMSSARFQRDLEEKLKHIAWAPVLFVSAETGQRMHRIFETIEQVKLEYRKRIDTGPLNRKIVTWTSRVPAPIVSGHRPKFFFITQSHVAPPTFIFFVSKPACVAETYHRYLMNRIREDYGFTGAPIKCIFDHRPGRHAKEEKPRREPGPAKHKETAREKTGFKRLARKDPKAAKLKRGPHKTSEVKKHARPGLKKR, from the coding sequence ATGGCTAATAAACCGTCTTTCACCGTCTGCCTCGTCGGGCGGCCCAACGTGGGCAAGAGCACCGTCTTCAACAAGCTCACCCGCAGCCGCAACGCCATCGTGGACGATATGCCGGGCGTCACGCGCGACCGGATGTTCGGCAACGCCGATCTCTCCGGCGTGAACGCGCTCATCATCGACACTGGCGGCATCGAGGTGGCGCAGGACGATATCATCACCAAGCAGATACGCGAACAGGCGCTGCTGGCGGTGGAAGAGGCCGACGTCATCTGCTTCGTGGTGGACGGCAAGGAGGGAATCAGCATCCTCGACCGGCAGATCACCGATATTCTCCGCCGCACCAGCAAGCGGGTGGTTCTGGCGGTGAACAAGGTGGACAACCCCCGGATGGGCGACATGCTGGAGGACTGGTACGAACTCGGTTTCGAAGACATCGTGCCGATTTCGGCCGAGCACAGCATAGGCCTGGGCGAGCTTTCCGACATGCTCACCAAGGGGGTGCCGGACGAACTGCGCTACGTCAAAGAGGAAGAGCCTAAAGAGGAAGCCGCCGAAGCCCCGATCACCATCACCGTGGTGGGGCGGCCCAATGTGGGGAAATCGTCGCTCATCAACCGCATCATGGGCGAGAAGCGGCTGGTGGTGAGCGAAATCGCCGGCACCACGCGCGACGCGGTGGACACCACGGTGAAATACCACGGCAAGGAATACATCTTCATCGATACCGCCGGTATCCGGCGGAAAAACCGCGTCTCGCAGAAACTGGAAAAATTCTCCATCATCATGTCGCTCAAGAGCATCGAGCGGGCCGATATGGCGCTGCTGGTGCTGGACGCCACGCAGGGCGTCACCATGCAGGACGAGCGGGTGGCCGGCATCATCAACGATCATTACCGCGCCTGCGTCATCCTGGTGAACAAGTGGGACCTGGTGGAAAAAGACACCATGTCGTCCGCCCGCTTCCAGCGCGACTTGGAGGAAAAGCTGAAGCACATCGCCTGGGCGCCGGTGCTGTTTGTCAGCGCCGAGACGGGGCAGCGGATGCACCGCATCTTCGAGACCATCGAGCAGGTGAAACTGGAATACCGCAAGCGGATAGACACCGGCCCGCTGAACCGGAAGATCGTCACCTGGACCTCGCGCGTGCCCGCCCCCATCGTGAGCGGCCACCGGCCCAAATTCTTTTTCATCACGCAGTCCCATGTGGCGCCGCCGACGTTCATCTTTTTCGTCAGCAAGCCGGCCTGTGTGGCGGAGACGTACCACCGCTACCTGATGAACCGCATCCGCGAGGACTACGGCTTCACCGGCGCGCCGATAAAGTGCATCTTCGACCACCGCCCCGGCCGCCACGCAAAGGAGGAAAAACCGCGCCGCGAACCGGGTCCGGCCAAGCACAAGGAAACCGCGCGGGAAAAAACCGGCTTCAAGCGCCTCGCGCGTAAAGACCCGAAGGCGGCCAAGCTGAAGCGCGGCCCCCATAAAACATCGGAGGTAAAGAAACATGCGCGCCCTGGCCTTAAGAAACGTTAG
- a CDS encoding NAD(P)-dependent glycerol-3-phosphate dehydrogenase gives MESNKASVIGAGAWGTAIARHLGGKGVPVTLWAYESEVVDEINNAHVNSAFLPGFTLSGNITATTDLAKAAGAEAVFFVVPSHVMEGVIKKMIPHLAPDAVIVSATKGIENNRLRMPSEIFDELLPPAAARRLVCLSGPTFAKEVAMGLPTAITAASRDPAAAQKVQDLLSDQRMRVYTHDDVIGVELGGAVKNVIAIAAGIADGLKLGHNARAALITRGLAEMVRLGKAMGGSEATFAGLSGIGDLILTATGDLSRNRTVGMRLGAGESIGQILGGMKAVAEGVLTSRSLYELAKKKGVDMPVCAEVFRVCHEGKNPKEAVAQLMGRSLKGEFY, from the coding sequence ATGGAATCAAATAAAGCATCGGTTATCGGGGCGGGGGCCTGGGGCACCGCGATAGCGCGCCACCTCGGCGGCAAGGGGGTGCCGGTCACGCTGTGGGCTTACGAGTCCGAAGTGGTTGATGAAATAAACAACGCGCATGTCAATTCCGCCTTTCTCCCCGGTTTCACGCTAAGCGGAAACATCACCGCCACCACGGACCTGGCGAAGGCCGCCGGCGCGGAGGCGGTCTTTTTTGTCGTTCCGTCCCACGTTATGGAAGGAGTCATCAAAAAGATGATCCCGCATCTCGCGCCCGATGCGGTCATCGTCTCCGCCACGAAGGGGATCGAGAATAACCGGCTGCGCATGCCGAGCGAGATTTTCGACGAGCTGCTGCCGCCCGCCGCGGCGCGTAGGTTGGTTTGCCTTTCCGGCCCCACCTTTGCCAAGGAGGTGGCGATGGGGCTGCCGACCGCCATCACCGCCGCCTCGCGCGACCCGGCGGCGGCGCAAAAGGTGCAAGATCTGTTGAGCGACCAGCGGATGCGCGTTTACACGCACGACGACGTTATCGGCGTGGAGCTGGGCGGCGCGGTGAAAAACGTCATCGCCATCGCCGCCGGCATCGCCGATGGCCTCAAACTGGGGCACAACGCCCGCGCCGCGCTCATCACGCGCGGCCTGGCCGAGATGGTGCGGCTGGGCAAGGCGATGGGCGGCTCCGAAGCGACCTTCGCCGGCCTTTCCGGCATCGGCGACCTGATCCTCACCGCCACCGGCGATTTGAGCCGCAACCGCACGGTCGGCATGCGGCTCGGCGCGGGGGAAAGCATCGGGCAAATCCTCGGCGGCATGAAGGCCGTCGCCGAAGGGGTGCTCACCAGCCGCTCGCTGTACGAACTGGCGAAGAAAAAAGGGGTCGATATGCCGGTCTGCGCCGAGGTGTTCCGCGTTTGCCACGAGGGAAAAAATCCCAAGGAAGCGGTGGCGCAACTGATGGGGCGCAGTCTTAAGGGGGAGTTTTACTGA
- the larB gene encoding nickel pincer cofactor biosynthesis protein LarB, with the protein MDRAHLEKMLAAVKRGTLSPQSAAAKIVNEPYEDIVFAKVDHHRAHRQGFCEVIFCASKTPAQVAAIAKKLLARSDRLLATRADKKMYAAVKKVARNAVYHAPSGAITVEKKPAKKTGRLLVLTAGTSDIPVAEEAAVTASIMGLNVTTIYDVGVAGIHRLLDQRDALQGADCIIVAAGMDGALASVVGGMVASPVVAVPTSVGYGAAFGGLAPLLAMLNSCASGIAVVNIDNGFGAAAMARRIIKGKYKDKNENRIS; encoded by the coding sequence ATGGACCGCGCGCATCTGGAAAAAATGCTGGCGGCGGTGAAGCGCGGAACGCTTTCGCCCCAAAGCGCGGCGGCTAAGATTGTGAACGAGCCCTATGAGGATATCGTTTTCGCCAAGGTGGATCACCACCGCGCGCACCGCCAGGGGTTTTGCGAGGTGATTTTCTGCGCCAGTAAAACCCCCGCGCAGGTTGCCGCCATCGCCAAAAAACTCCTTGCACGGAGCGACCGGCTGCTGGCCACCCGTGCCGACAAAAAGATGTACGCCGCCGTGAAAAAGGTGGCAAGGAACGCCGTCTATCACGCGCCGAGCGGCGCAATCACCGTCGAAAAGAAACCGGCAAAGAAAACCGGGCGCCTGTTGGTGCTCACCGCCGGAACCTCCGATATTCCGGTGGCGGAAGAAGCGGCGGTAACGGCATCCATCATGGGCCTGAACGTGACGACGATTTACGATGTCGGCGTCGCGGGCATCCACCGGCTGCTGGATCAGCGCGATGCGCTGCAAGGGGCCGACTGCATTATCGTGGCCGCCGGGATGGACGGCGCGCTCGCCAGCGTGGTGGGCGGCATGGTCGCATCGCCGGTGGTGGCGGTGCCAACGTCTGTCGGCTACGGCGCGGCGTTCGGCGGCCTCGCGCCGCTGCTGGCGATGCTCAACAGTTGCGCCAGCGGCATCGCGGTGGTGAACATCGACAACGGTTTCGGCGCGGCCGCGATGGCCCGCCGGATTATCAAAGGGAAATATAAGGACAAAAATGAAAATCGCATATCTTGA